Sequence from the Nocardia brasiliensis genome:
GCGCCGAGGCCGTCGAGAACGCGATCAAGGTGGCACGCTTGGCCACCGGGCGCAGCGCGGTCGTCGCCTTCGATCACGCCTACCACGGCCGCACCAACCTGACGATGGCGCTGACCGCGAAAAACAAGCCCTACAAAGCGAAATTCGGTCCGTTCGCGCCCGAGATCTACCGGATGCCGATGTCCTACCCCTACCGCGACGGCGACTCGTCGGGCGTGGCGGCGGCCAGGCGCGCGATCTCGCGCATCGAGGTGCAACTCGGCGCCGAGGCGTTGGCCGCGCTGATCATCGAACCGATCCAGGGCGAGGGCGGTTTCATCGTGCCCGCTCCGGGTTTCCTTCCGACACTGGCGGAGTGGGCGGCACGCCGGGGCATCGTGTTCATCGCCGACGAGGTGCAGACCGGCTTCGCCCGCACCGGAGCCTGGTTCGCCAGCGAGCACGAGGGCGTGGTGCCCGACCTCGTCACCATGGCCAAGGGGATCGCGGGCGGCATGCCGCTCGCCGCCGTCACCGGGCGGGCCGCGTTGCTCGATGCCGTCCACCCCGGCGGGCTCGGCGGCACCTACGGCGGCAATCCGGTGGCCTGTGCCGCCGCGCTGGCCACCATCGCGACCATGCGCGAACTGGATCTGCCCGCACGCGCACGGGCCATCGAGGCCGCGGTGCTGCCGCGGCTGCGCGCGCTGGCCGCGGCGGTCGACGTCATCGGCGACGTGCGCGGGCGTGGCGCGATGCTGGCCATCGAGATCGTGCGGCCGGGCAGCACCGAGCCCGATCCCGATCTGACCAGACAGATTGTCGCCGAGGCGCTTTCGCGCGGCGTGGTGCTGCTCGCCTGCGGCACCTACGGCAATGTCGTCCGACTGCTGCCGCCGTTGGTCATCGACGACGAGCTGCTCGCCGACGGCATCGAGGTGCTCACCGACGTGGTGCGCACGCTGGCCGGCCGAAACTCCCCCGCCCCCATCGAATTCCGGAGGAACAACTGATGCGTAGGCGCACCGCTCTGCTCGACGAGGTGCCGACCGGGCTGTGGCTGGGCGGGCACCAGGTGGAGGCCGGCGACGCGGCCACCTTCCCGGTCCATGATCCGGCCACCGGCGCGGTGCTCACCGAGGTGGCCGACGCCACGGTCGCCGACGGGACGGCCGCGCTGGACGCCGCGGTCGCCGCCCAGCCGGAGTGGGCGGCGCGACCGTCCCGCGAGCGCGCCGAAATCCTGACGCGCACCTGGGAACTCGTCCTGCGCAGGCGCGACGACTTCGCGGCGCTGATGACCGCCGAGATGGGAAAGCCGTTGGCCGAGAGCCACGGTGAACTCACCTACGGCGCCGAGTTCCTGCGCTGGTTCGCCGAGGAGGCGGTGCGGGTGCACGGCCGCTACACCCATTCGCCCTCCGGCAACGGCAGGATCCTGGTGACCAAGCAACCCGTCGGTCCGACGCTGGCCATCACGCCGTGGAACTTTCCGCTCGCGATGGGCACCCGCAAGATCGCGCCCGCACTCGCCGCCGGCTGCACCATGGTGGTCAAGCCCGCCCCCGAAACGCCGCTCACCATGCTGCTGCTCGGCCGGATGTTCGCCGAGGCCGGCCTGCCGCCGGGCGTGCTCTCGATCCTGCCGACCACCCGCGCGGCCGAGCTGACCGGACCCCTGCTCGCCGATCCACGCCTGCGCAAGGTCACCTTCACCGGCTCCACGGCGGTCGGCAAGCTGCTGCTCGCGCAGTCCGCCGATCGGCTGCTGCGCACGTCCATGGAACTCGGCGGCAACGCGCCGTTCGTGGTGTTCGCCGACGCGGATCTCGACGCCGCGGTGGACGGCGCGATGGCCGCCAAGATGCGCAACATCGGCGAGGCCTGCACCGCCGCGAACCGCTTCCACGTCGACAACGCGGTGCGCGCGGAGTTCACCGCGCGACTCACCGCCCGCATGGCCGCGTTGAAGATCGGCCCCGGCCACCTCGACGGCGTCCAGGTGGGGCCGCTGATCAACGAGCGACAGCGAAACACCGTCGCGGAGTTGGTATCCGACGCCGTGACCAAGGGCGCGGTCGTCACTACCGGTGGCGACCGCGTGGCAGGCGAGGGCTACTTCTACGCGCCGACCGTGCTGGCGGATGTCCCGGCCGACGCGCGCATCCTGCGCGAGGAGGTCTTCGGCCCGGTCGCCGCGATCACCGGATTCGACGGCGAAGCCGAGGGTGTCGCGGTGGCCAACAACACCGAATTCGGCTTGGCCGCCTACATCTACACCACCGATCTGGACCGCGCGCTGCGCGTCGCCGAGGCCGTCGAGTCCGGGATGGTCGGCATCAACCGCGGCATCATCTCCGATGTCGCGGCCCCCTTCGGCGGCATGAAGCAGTCCGGACTCGGCCGCGAAGCGGGCACCGAGGGCATCGAGGAATACCTCGAAACCAAATACATTGCGCTGACCTGAGATCCGGGCGGGCCGTCAGCCGCAGTTCAGGAATTTCAGGCGGCCCGCGTAGTCCACGGGCAGGTAGCGCTCCGGGCCGGTGGTCCATGGCTGGGCGGATTCGGGGTCGTAGCGGTCGGGCATCGCGACGCCGTCCGGCGCTGCCGCGACGAAACCCGCCGCCGCCGTGGTCTGGGTCGCGCGCCAGAGGTGATCTTGGAAGGCGACCACGCCCGCGACATCGGAATCGCGGGCGCTGCCCCGTGATTCGGCCACCTTCGTGGCGACGCCCTCGGTGGACAGATAGATCGGCGAGCCGTCCGGACGCACGTCGCCGTCGATGCTGATCACGTCGTCCATGGCGTAGCGGGACCGCAGCACCGAGGCGATCTCGGACTGCGCGAACACCAGGATGTCGCGCGCACCGCGCGCGGCGACGACCGCCTCGGCCAGCGCCTCGTTCACCGGCCCCGGCTCGTGCTCGGTCCGCGACGGATCGGCGGGCTCACGATACCCGAAGCTGTAGGCCACGATCAGCGTCAGCGCGTCCGCGGGCCGGGTGGGCACCGTCGACAGGTCCGGCAGCGCGCAACCGGCGACGTCAGGTGCCGCGGCCGCGGTGTAGGACACCCCGCCAACCAGCGCGACCGCGGCGGCCACGACCGATACGGCACGACGCCGTCGGGAACTTCTCATATCCATGTATCACTCCGGTCCGGGTCGGGTCGAGGCCTCGATGATCGGGGGAAAGTAGGTGCGGGCGAACCAGCGCGCCTGTTCATCGGTTTCGACGGGCAGCGCGTCGCTGGGCACCATGAGCAGCGAGGCCGTCACCCGGATGAACATTTCGGCGGCGCGCAAGGCCGCGTCGAGCGGGAGGGTGTCGGCGACGATGGACACCGCGACCGCGGCCCGCACCGGTTCCATCGCCGCGACATTGTCGGCCAGGAACGAGGTCAGGGTCTCGGGCTCGAACTGGCGCAGCGCCACCACCAGCGGATGGCGCCGTGACTCGCGGATGCCGACCACGAAGGTCTCGATCGCCTTCTCCGCCGGCGTCGGCTTGGTCAGCACACGGTCGCTGATCGAGACGAAGAACGCGACCACCTCCCGTACCACGACCTGACGCACGATCTCGTCCTTGTCGCCGAGGCGGCGGTACAGGGTCGGCCGGGACACCTTCGCGCGACGGGCGATATCGCCGACCGAGGTGCGCCGGAACCCGTGCTCGATGAACTCGGCCCGCGCGGCGTCCAGTAGCCGAACCTGCTCAGCGTCCGTGGCCGGCAACGCCGACCCGAACAGCTGATCTACCTCGATGCCTGCGGGGGTCATGCCTGCGAGGTTATCGCTTGACCCGAACCAAGTGGTATCGACGCAGGTGAATCAGCGAAAGAATTTCGTCTCATCGTTCGTCAGCGACCGGTCGGCACGTAATACTCGACGCATGACGAGGATGCCGCGGTCCCGCGCCGGCCGAGCCGCCGCCCTTGGCGGGGTGCTCGGCGCCGAGACAGCCAAGCGTGCCGCGCGAAAGGCGACCGACCTGGTGCGCACCGACACCGCCGCCGAGAAGAGCCGCGACACGCTGTTCGCCGAGCAACTCGTCACCGTCCTCGGCTCGATGCGCGGGCTCGCCATGAAGGTGGGGCAGTTGCTGTCGCTGATCGATCCCGGGATATTGACGCCCGATCAGCGCGAGCTGTTCCAGTCCGCCCTGGCGAAGCTGCAAGACGACGGCCCGTGCGTGCCGTGGGAGCGGATGCGCGGCAGGCTCGAGACCGCACTCGGCGGCGCGGTGACCGCGGTGTTCGCCGAATTCGACACCGAGCCGGTCGCGGCCGCCTCGATCGGGCAGGTCTACCGGGCCAGGCTCACCGACGGTCGGGCGGTCGCGGTGAAGGTGCAATATCCCGGGATCGAGGCGGCGGTCACGGCGGACCTGAAGAATCTGCGCACGCTGCTCAGCGCGTATCGATTCCTGCGCCCCGAACTGGACACCGGCGCACTCGCCGACGAATTGGCGGCCAGGATGACGGAGGAACTGGACTACCGCATCGAAGCCCGCAACACCGCGTACCTGGCCGAGCGGTACGCCGGGCACCCGTTCATCCGGATCCCGGAGGTCGTCGCCGAGCTGTCGGGCCAGCACGTGATCGTCACCGAATGGCTTGCGGGACAACCATTGCGGTCCGCGTATACGGCGTCGACCGCCGAACGCAATCGCCTCGCCGAGATCTTGTTCCGGTTCTACGGCGCGACGCCCTACCTGCTGGGTCAATACAACGCCGATCCGCATCCGGGCAATGTCGTGCTGCTCGATGACGGCAGCGTCGGCTTCCTGGATTTCGGGCTGTGCAAGACGGTCGACGCGGCTACCGCCGCGGCCGAGCTCGCCGCACTGCGCGCCGGAATCGACGGCGATGTCGACCGCGTCGTGGAGTTGATGGAGACGCGCGGCTTCGCCCGGCGCGCCGATGTCGGCCCGGCTGCGGCCTTCGCGGTCTTCCTCCAGGTGTTCGGCTGGTACCTGCGCGACGAAGAAGCCGCGATCACCCCCGAGATCGCGAACGATCTCGTCGGCCTCTTCGGCGCCAAGTCCGGAGTGTCGTTGCGGCCGTTCAATCTTCCGGCGGCGCACGCCCTGCGCGGTCGAGCCGAGTTGCAGCTCGCCGCGGTACTCGGCCAGCTGCGCCCGCGGCTGAACCTGCACCGGATCGCCAGGGAGTGGATCTTCGGCGATGAACCAGTCACCGAACTCGGTCGCGCCCATCGCGCATGGCAGGACGCCGCGCGGCATCGCGAGCGAGCCACAGAGAAACATATCGACTGAATTGTAAACACCGCATCTGCCACGCCAGCGCGTGTCGACAGCCCTGTCGCCCTGCGAATATTGCCTGTTAAAACGGCTCTTTTCGGCCAGAACATCGAACTGCACGTCACCGATCACACGCACAAAGATTGCCGAATCCCTTGACGTCTGTGTTACATCAACATACTTTTGTTTCACTGTCACATCGGCAGCGTGGCTGAGCCGGATCTCGGCCGCCGCAGTGCGAGAAAGGCAACCGATGAGGACCTTGCATCATCTCGGCCCGTCCCCGGAGCACCGCCGTTACCAGGCGCTGTTGCCGCAGTTCTGGGCGCGGGTCGAACAGCAGGAGGCCGAGGCACTCGAGCGTGGCTATCCAATCCAGGGCGCCACGGAGTTCGGCCGGGCCTGGTTCGACGCGTGGGCCACCCAGAGCGTGCCAAAACTGCGCGAATGCCTCTCCCCCAGTTGCGACTTCATCGACAGCTCGACCTTTCAGCAGGTCCGGATCGGCCGCGAGGAGACGCTGGCCAACTGCCAGGCCTGTTTCGACGCGTTTCCGGATATGGCGTTCTACCCGCAGGACGACAGCCTGCGATCGCTGCCGTACAGCGACTACTCGCACCAGCAGCTGCGCATGACCTTCCCCTGGCGCGGTATCGCGCGCTGGACCGGGCCGCTGCGCCTGCCCGGCACCGACATCGTCTTCCCGCCGACGGGTCGCTGCCTCAACTTCATCGGGGTCGACCGCTACCTGCTCACCGACGATTTCCGGATCACCCACATCGATACCGACTGGGACCTGCTGTATATGGGAATCCAGTTGTCCCCGCTCGGTATTCGCAGCCCCAAGCTCGGCTATCTGAAGATTGCCGCATTCGCCGCACGCACCCTCGTCCCGCTGCTGCGCCGAGCGGGGCGTGGCGGCATCGCGGGCCATCGCGACTTCGATCTGCCCATGCCCGCCATCACGCGGGCCGAGCAATGGCAGCCCGAGAACGCCGGAAAGGTGCCAGCATGACCGCCCAGCACCACGCCCGCTCAGCGGAAACCGGCAGCGACACAACGCCATCCGGGAGAACGGTCCCCTTTCCCGGAATCAGCCCGCACCCGAGTGCGACGCCACGGCGCCGACGCCGGATCAGCACGCTCGGGCGCACCGTCGATCCCGCGCTGCCCGGCCCCAAGGGGCGGCCCGTCGTTGGCGTCCTTCCCGAATTCCGCCGCGACCCTTTCGAATCCGTGCGCGGCTGGGCCCGCACCTACGGCGATGTGTTCCACGTGCCGCTGCCGCTGTGGAACCTCGTCATGGTCAACCATCCCGACCTGGTCAACCAGGTGATGAACGACCGTGACGGCCGGTTCAGCATGGTCGGCCCCGGTGAACAGCCCATCGCCAGGACCATCGGGTCCGCGCTGCCGATGATGGAGGGCGACCGGTTCCGCCGCAGGCGGCGCATGCTGACGCCGATGTTCGGCCGCCGCCACCTGGCGCGCATCGCCGACACCATCGTCGACGAGTTCGTCCAGCGGATCGAACGATGGGATCACTTCGCCGACACCGGCACGGTTGTCGACCTGCAGCACGAGATCGCCCAGGTCACCCTGCCCGCGTTCCTGCGCGCGATGTACTCCACCAAGCTGAGCGATGATCGACTCGCACAGGTGGATGTCGATATGCGGCTGCTCATGCGCGCCGTCGCGGCCGCCGCGCTGCTGTCGAATCCACCCAATCCCCTGCCGATTCCGGGCACGAACAATCTCCCGATGTCGGTCTATCGGCTGTCCCGATTGGTCAGCGGGCTGATCGACGACCGGCTCGCGCATCCGTCGGAGCAGACCGACCTACTCGGCCTGTTGCTGGACAGCCGCTACGACGACGGCACCGGTTTGTCCCGGCGCGACCTACGGGCCGAACTGATCGCGCTGATGGGCGGTGGCTACGAGACCGTGGTCGCGTCGCTGTCGCATACCCTCGCCCACCTGTGCACGAACCCGGAACCGGCCCAACGGCTCTTCGACGAGATCGACGAACTCGACGGCGCCACCCCGACGCTCGACGATCTGTCCCGCCTCACCTGGGCGAAGGCCTGCTTCGACGAGGGCCAGCGGTTGCAGGGGCATCCGATGAATCCGCGACTGGCCGTGCGCGACAGCGAGATCGCCGGATTCCATATCCCGCGGGGAACATTGGTCGGCACGCCGGTGTACACGGTGCACCGGGACGAGCGCTGGTGGCGCGCGCCCGACAGCTACGACCCGACCCGGTTCACCGCCTCGGACCACCCCGCCCGGCCGAACAACGCCTTCATCCCGTTCGGCGCGGGACCGCATCACTGCATCGGCTCGGGCATGGCCTACATGAACGCGCAGTTCCTGCTCACCCTGATCTTCCAGCGCTATCGGCTGCACACCGAACCGGGGTGGCGGCCGCGGCACGCCTCCACCTTCTCGATCACCCTCGACGGTGGCCTGCCGGTGCGCCTCAGCCGCGTCCGAAAGCGGTGAGCGGGTGCG
This genomic interval carries:
- a CDS encoding cytochrome P450, translating into MTAQHHARSAETGSDTTPSGRTVPFPGISPHPSATPRRRRRISTLGRTVDPALPGPKGRPVVGVLPEFRRDPFESVRGWARTYGDVFHVPLPLWNLVMVNHPDLVNQVMNDRDGRFSMVGPGEQPIARTIGSALPMMEGDRFRRRRRMLTPMFGRRHLARIADTIVDEFVQRIERWDHFADTGTVVDLQHEIAQVTLPAFLRAMYSTKLSDDRLAQVDVDMRLLMRAVAAAALLSNPPNPLPIPGTNNLPMSVYRLSRLVSGLIDDRLAHPSEQTDLLGLLLDSRYDDGTGLSRRDLRAELIALMGGGYETVVASLSHTLAHLCTNPEPAQRLFDEIDELDGATPTLDDLSRLTWAKACFDEGQRLQGHPMNPRLAVRDSEIAGFHIPRGTLVGTPVYTVHRDERWWRAPDSYDPTRFTASDHPARPNNAFIPFGAGPHHCIGSGMAYMNAQFLLTLIFQRYRLHTEPGWRPRHASTFSITLDGGLPVRLSRVRKR
- a CDS encoding ABC1 kinase family protein, with amino-acid sequence MTRMPRSRAGRAAALGGVLGAETAKRAARKATDLVRTDTAAEKSRDTLFAEQLVTVLGSMRGLAMKVGQLLSLIDPGILTPDQRELFQSALAKLQDDGPCVPWERMRGRLETALGGAVTAVFAEFDTEPVAAASIGQVYRARLTDGRAVAVKVQYPGIEAAVTADLKNLRTLLSAYRFLRPELDTGALADELAARMTEELDYRIEARNTAYLAERYAGHPFIRIPEVVAELSGQHVIVTEWLAGQPLRSAYTASTAERNRLAEILFRFYGATPYLLGQYNADPHPGNVVLLDDGSVGFLDFGLCKTVDAATAAAELAALRAGIDGDVDRVVELMETRGFARRADVGPAAAFAVFLQVFGWYLRDEEAAITPEIANDLVGLFGAKSGVSLRPFNLPAAHALRGRAELQLAAVLGQLRPRLNLHRIAREWIFGDEPVTELGRAHRAWQDAARHRERATEKHID
- a CDS encoding NAD-dependent succinate-semialdehyde dehydrogenase codes for the protein MRRRTALLDEVPTGLWLGGHQVEAGDAATFPVHDPATGAVLTEVADATVADGTAALDAAVAAQPEWAARPSRERAEILTRTWELVLRRRDDFAALMTAEMGKPLAESHGELTYGAEFLRWFAEEAVRVHGRYTHSPSGNGRILVTKQPVGPTLAITPWNFPLAMGTRKIAPALAAGCTMVVKPAPETPLTMLLLGRMFAEAGLPPGVLSILPTTRAAELTGPLLADPRLRKVTFTGSTAVGKLLLAQSADRLLRTSMELGGNAPFVVFADADLDAAVDGAMAAKMRNIGEACTAANRFHVDNAVRAEFTARLTARMAALKIGPGHLDGVQVGPLINERQRNTVAELVSDAVTKGAVVTTGGDRVAGEGYFYAPTVLADVPADARILREEVFGPVAAITGFDGEAEGVAVANNTEFGLAAYIYTTDLDRALRVAEAVESGMVGINRGIISDVAAPFGGMKQSGLGREAGTEGIEEYLETKYIALT
- a CDS encoding TetR/AcrR family transcriptional regulator — protein: MTPAGIEVDQLFGSALPATDAEQVRLLDAARAEFIEHGFRRTSVGDIARRAKVSRPTLYRRLGDKDEIVRQVVVREVVAFFVSISDRVLTKPTPAEKAIETFVVGIRESRRHPLVVALRQFEPETLTSFLADNVAAMEPVRAAVAVSIVADTLPLDAALRAAEMFIRVTASLLMVPSDALPVETDEQARWFARTYFPPIIEASTRPGPE
- the gabT gene encoding 4-aminobutyrate--2-oxoglutarate transaminase, with translation MIDSAHRLAQQRKLVTALPGPRSAALAARRAAVVAAGVGSSVPVYAADADGGVIVDVDGNSLIDLGSGIAVTSVGAAHHAVTAAIADQAARFTHTCFMVTPYEGYIQVAEELAALTPGRHEKRTVLFNSGAEAVENAIKVARLATGRSAVVAFDHAYHGRTNLTMALTAKNKPYKAKFGPFAPEIYRMPMSYPYRDGDSSGVAAARRAISRIEVQLGAEALAALIIEPIQGEGGFIVPAPGFLPTLAEWAARRGIVFIADEVQTGFARTGAWFASEHEGVVPDLVTMAKGIAGGMPLAAVTGRAALLDAVHPGGLGGTYGGNPVACAAALATIATMRELDLPARARAIEAAVLPRLRALAAAVDVIGDVRGRGAMLAIEIVRPGSTEPDPDLTRQIVAEALSRGVVLLACGTYGNVVRLLPPLVIDDELLADGIEVLTDVVRTLAGRNSPAPIEFRRNN
- a CDS encoding nuclear transport factor 2 family protein codes for the protein MRTLHHLGPSPEHRRYQALLPQFWARVEQQEAEALERGYPIQGATEFGRAWFDAWATQSVPKLRECLSPSCDFIDSSTFQQVRIGREETLANCQACFDAFPDMAFYPQDDSLRSLPYSDYSHQQLRMTFPWRGIARWTGPLRLPGTDIVFPPTGRCLNFIGVDRYLLTDDFRITHIDTDWDLLYMGIQLSPLGIRSPKLGYLKIAAFAARTLVPLLRRAGRGGIAGHRDFDLPMPAITRAEQWQPENAGKVPA